One Plasmodium yoelii strain 17X genome assembly, chromosome: 5 genomic window, GTGGTATATACACAACTTTTAACAGCAATTGCATTCATTcatcttatttttttttttttcacacaaaataatatacttaAAATACACACCTTGTATACATATTCGATTTTGTGATAACATTTTATAGGTAGGAGATTTCGAACTAATTATAGAAGAACTCATATTACtcgaaaaaaaatgtagGCAATCATATGATGGAATATCAACAAGTAAAATTTGCTGCTTTATTTTAAACAAATACAAATTAATGGAAAACTACAAAAAGGtaaatgaatatttaatattttttaataaaaaaagaggCCAATTAAAAAGGACTATAAttgatataataaatttatgtaaatcATGGATTGCTGATATACAAAATAAggaagaaaaattaaatttaataaatactTTATGTACAATTAGTGAAGGGAAAATATTTGTTGAAGTAGAAAGATCAGAAATTATAAgaattttatcaaaaataaaagaagaaGATGGTAATATTGAAGAAGCTGCAAATATATTACAAGATGTTCATGTTGAAACATTTATATCTATGGATAAAAGAGATAAAACAGAATACATTTTAGAACAAATGAGGTTAGTACTTTTACGCAAAGATTTTATTAGATGTCATGTAATTAGTAGAAAAATTAATCCTACATTATTAAATACAGATGAATTTGCTGAtcttaaattaaaatattttctttatatgatTCAATACTACATTAATGAAGAATCTTATTCAGATGTTGCTAACTGTTATGAACAAAGATTTAACACAGATTCTGTTCAAAATGATCCTAATTTATGGATAGATGaattaaaatgttatattatttttttaatattatctcCTTTTCAAGAACAACAAaccaaatttttaaatttaataaaattacaaaaaaaaaaattaaaagaaatacCAACATATGAACAAATGGTTAACGATTTTATTAAACAAGATCTAATAGAATGGCCATTAGTATATGAACAAGAATTACAAtctttttacatttttaatgaTTCTGTTTTTGTCGGAGGAGAAAATAGATGGCatctttttaaaaaaaaagttatgcATCATAATATACATGTTATTTCAACATGTTATAGTAAAATATCATTACAAAGATTAGCTCAATTAATAAATTCAACAAATGAAGAATcagaaaatttattattagaGTTAGTTTCAAacaaaatgttagatgcaaaAATTGATCGTTTATATGGGGTAATCAAATTtggacaaaaaaataatccaCAAACTTTATTAAACAACTGGTCATCTCAAATACATCAAATCGTTGATATACTCGAGGAATCATCACATTTAATACAAAAAGAAAGAATGGTACATGAAGCAAAACTTAAACGAATGCAattggaaaataaaaaaatggctCTCTAATTCTTGTATTAACAAACTACACACTATTCCCACCTCattatcattttatattaatttaataaataaaaagctGCTCATATGATGAAGTGACAAAAATTaacttatttattatttgtatggGATTATcccttttctttttcttttttcttttttcttttttcttttttttaaatactgtatactatgaaataaataatatattatttccatcaatatattttcttcaaaTATATACCATGGATATTACACGCGAATGTGTATACATCCATAGTGTCtcaatattaattttctatggataatgaaaaaattatattccttttttttttctctgtgttgttttgtaaattatattttacattACTTTTGTACCGAACCAAAGGGTGTACGGAATATATCGTGGGAACATCCTACTTGCAATAAACt contains:
- a CDS encoding 26S proteasome regulatory subunit p55, putative; the encoded protein is MEDTAAKIIGSHDGLLTDPRIAQDFSAETNELLTKAENYFKVGDFELIIEELILLEKKCRQSYDGISTSKICCFILNKYKLMENYKKVNEYLIFFNKKRGQLKRTIIDIINLCKSWIADIQNKEEKLNLINTLCTISEGKIFVEVERSEIIRILSKIKEEDGNIEEAANILQDVHVETFISMDKRDKTEYILEQMRLVLLRKDFIRCHVISRKINPTLLNTDEFADLKLKYFLYMIQYYINEESYSDVANCYEQRFNTDSVQNDPNLWIDELKCYIIFLILSPFQEQQTKFLNLIKLQKKKLKEIPTYEQMVNDFIKQDLIEWPLVYEQELQSFYIFNDSVFVGGENRWHLFKKKVMHHNIHVISTCYSKISLQRLAQLINSTNEESENLLLELVSNKMLDAKIDRLYGVIKFGQKNNPQTLLNNWSSQIHQIVDILEESSHLIQKERMVHEAKLKRMQLENKKMAL